A part of Silvimonas soli genomic DNA contains:
- a CDS encoding helix-turn-helix domain-containing protein: MKSIHDPRYRDLIQQLVDARVASGITQTVLAEALGKPQSFIAKVENLDRRLDIVEMGDWLLALSQPADEFLARTGWPRKLHG; the protein is encoded by the coding sequence ATGAAATCCATCCATGATCCTCGCTACCGTGACCTTATCCAGCAATTGGTGGACGCTCGCGTGGCTTCGGGGATTACACAAACCGTATTGGCGGAAGCGCTGGGGAAGCCACAGTCATTTATTGCGAAAGTCGAAAACCTCGACCGCCGTCTGGACATTGTGGAAATGGGAGACTGGTTACTGGCTCTGAGTCAGCCAGCGGACGAATTTCTCGCTCGGACTGGTTGGCCTCGAAAGTTACATGGATAG
- a CDS encoding HAD domain-containing protein, whose product MILFLDFDGVLHPDAVYLQKGGPVLKAPVALFMWGKNLEEILAGRSDIEIVLSTSWVRIRSFERAKKALPPTLRENVKRCNRHQINDSMDGTKIYFATHPGGFAWNRHSAITGCGKDVQDRTAI is encoded by the coding sequence ATGATCCTTTTTCTTGATTTTGACGGCGTGCTCCACCCCGATGCAGTCTACTTGCAAAAAGGAGGCCCTGTGCTGAAAGCACCCGTGGCGCTGTTTATGTGGGGAAAAAACCTGGAAGAAATTCTGGCTGGACGCTCGGACATAGAGATCGTGCTATCGACAAGCTGGGTCCGTATCCGCTCATTTGAGCGTGCGAAAAAGGCGCTGCCGCCGACACTGCGGGAAAATGTTAAACGCTGCAACAGACATCAGATCAATGACAGCATGGATGGAACGAAGATTTACTTCGCTACACATCCAGGCGGGTTCGCATGGAATAGACACTCTGCAATTACGGGATGTGGAAAAGATGTTCAAGACCGTACCGCAATTTGA
- the parE gene encoding DNA topoisomerase IV subunit B produces MSTPRYDESAVKVLKGLDPVRHRPGMYTRTDNPLHICQEVIDNAADEALGGFATRIDVVMYRNQTLRVADNGRGIPVGIHPEEGVPTVQVVFTQLHAGGKFDKKDGGAYAFSGGLHGVGVSVTNALSTRLEVEVKRDGQLNKLAFANGDVVEPLTVAGTCAKKDTGTAVFVAPDPKYFDAPNIPQGDLEHLLKSKAVLLPGLIVTLKLEQANGEFLEKSWNYPDGLPGYLAEQLTGYELVIPIFRGEKYIEGADDTFSPGEGCAWALTWSEDGPTSRESYVNLIPTLVGGTHESGLRDGVFQAVKTFMEFHSLTPKGVKLLPEDLFSRASFVLSAKVLDPQFQGQTKDKLTSRDGLKLVSTMVKSPFELWLNEHVELGKKLAELCIRAAQARQKNAQKVEKKKSSGIAVLPGKLTDCASDETGRCELFLVEGDSAGGSAKLGREKDFQAILPLRGKVLNTWEVDRDQIFANNEVHDIAVAIGVDPHTINETPDLSGLRYGKIIIMSDADVDGSHIQVLLLTLFYRHFPGLIANGHVYVAQPPLYRVDVAGSGKNKPPRKFYALDEGEMTAILDKLRAEKVREGAWSISRFKGLGEMNASQLFETTMNPDTRRVLRVGIPDDVSQNTRDLMHMLMGKSEASSRKAWLEARGNEVEADI; encoded by the coding sequence ATGTCCACACCCCGCTATGATGAATCCGCTGTAAAAGTCCTCAAGGGCCTCGATCCAGTACGCCACCGTCCCGGCATGTACACCCGCACGGACAACCCGCTGCATATCTGCCAGGAAGTGATCGATAACGCGGCCGATGAGGCACTGGGCGGCTTTGCCACGCGTATCGACGTGGTGATGTATCGCAACCAGACCTTGCGCGTGGCGGATAACGGTCGCGGGATTCCGGTGGGGATTCATCCGGAAGAAGGCGTTCCCACCGTGCAAGTGGTGTTCACCCAACTGCACGCGGGCGGCAAGTTCGACAAAAAAGACGGCGGCGCTTACGCGTTTTCGGGCGGTTTGCATGGCGTGGGTGTTTCGGTCACCAATGCGCTCTCTACCCGGCTGGAAGTTGAAGTCAAACGCGACGGCCAATTGAACAAGCTGGCTTTCGCCAATGGTGACGTGGTCGAGCCGCTCACGGTGGCTGGCACCTGCGCCAAAAAGGACACCGGCACGGCCGTGTTTGTGGCGCCGGACCCAAAATATTTTGATGCTCCCAATATTCCGCAAGGTGATCTGGAGCATCTGCTCAAATCCAAAGCGGTGTTGCTACCCGGTTTGATCGTTACCCTGAAATTGGAACAAGCCAACGGTGAATTCCTTGAAAAATCATGGAATTACCCGGATGGCCTGCCAGGCTATCTGGCTGAGCAACTAACCGGCTATGAACTGGTTATCCCGATTTTCCGCGGTGAGAAATACATCGAAGGCGCGGACGACACTTTCTCGCCCGGCGAAGGCTGCGCGTGGGCACTGACGTGGAGCGAAGATGGCCCGACTTCACGTGAATCGTATGTGAACCTGATCCCGACGCTGGTCGGTGGCACGCATGAATCCGGCCTGCGCGACGGTGTATTCCAGGCCGTGAAAACCTTCATGGAGTTTCATTCGCTCACCCCCAAGGGCGTGAAACTACTGCCGGAAGACTTGTTTAGCCGCGCGTCATTTGTGCTGTCTGCCAAGGTACTGGACCCGCAATTCCAGGGCCAGACCAAAGATAAACTGACCAGCCGGGATGGATTGAAACTGGTTTCAACCATGGTCAAATCGCCATTCGAATTGTGGCTGAATGAGCATGTTGAGCTGGGTAAAAAGCTGGCGGAATTGTGTATCCGCGCGGCTCAAGCCCGGCAAAAGAACGCCCAGAAAGTTGAAAAGAAAAAGTCCAGCGGCATTGCCGTGTTACCCGGCAAGCTCACCGATTGCGCCAGCGATGAAACCGGCCGTTGCGAGTTGTTCCTGGTCGAAGGTGATTCCGCCGGTGGTTCGGCCAAGCTGGGGCGTGAGAAAGACTTCCAGGCCATTTTGCCGTTGCGCGGCAAGGTGCTGAATACCTGGGAAGTTGATCGGGACCAGATTTTCGCCAACAACGAAGTCCACGATATTGCCGTGGCGATTGGCGTTGATCCGCACACCATCAACGAGACACCCGATCTGTCCGGCCTGCGTTACGGCAAGATCATCATCATGTCGGATGCGGACGTGGATGGCTCGCACATTCAGGTGCTGTTGCTCACCTTGTTCTATCGCCATTTCCCGGGCTTGATCGCCAACGGTCATGTGTACGTGGCACAACCGCCACTGTATCGGGTAGACGTGGCGGGCTCCGGCAAGAACAAGCCACCACGCAAGTTCTACGCGCTGGATGAAGGCGAAATGACGGCGATTCTGGACAAACTTCGTGCCGAGAAAGTACGCGAAGGCGCCTGGAGTATTTCGCGCTTTAAAGGCCTCGGTGAAATGAATGCCAGCCAGTTGTTTGAAACCACCATGAATCCGGACACCCGCCGCGTGTTGCGCGTAGGTATCCCGGATGATGTCAGCCAGAACACGCGTGATCTGATGCATATGTTGATGGGCAAAAGCGAAGCGTCCAGTCGCAAAGCATGGCTGGAAGCGCGCGGTAACGAGGTCGAAGCGGACATCTGA
- a CDS encoding FRG domain-containing protein yields MNTVEHAYNLLVTASVGAWDGPDGIYEFPRSRFLEYTDSEIVAEFETLTTTNIERLKSFPCLFLYEGDLDSARLGWITRIVAEKSFVKIEFEVNTRLRKLNRRTLAPLTQQLDIRHWEMTRTHWAIKSVDLLRVLRRGGAISSGTRSLKQPSQSLPPSQSSTDEVTIEEADSLQRFVELVLQSPEAGREVFYRGHTDQVYRLVPSVLRTDSKGNYLYLKEEHRIYRELLISNPADFQTDAHTLDKLVRMQHFGLPTRLLDITSNPLIALYFACESSEDKTGEVIVFSIKSDQIKYFDSDRASCLANLARLPADDKTWLQNKLATLKGAEKLNFREITLKRYLHLIKEEKPYFEPRINPADLRSIICVKGKRANDRIASQIGAFLLFGLDAVLVETGDENIRIRRIKINYKAALLQELDQMNINERTVYPYIERSARYIAKKFKHPG; encoded by the coding sequence GTGAATACCGTGGAACATGCTTACAACCTCCTGGTCACCGCCTCAGTTGGGGCTTGGGATGGGCCGGATGGTATCTACGAATTTCCACGGTCCCGTTTTTTGGAATACACCGATAGTGAGATCGTTGCTGAATTCGAGACACTTACTACGACAAACATTGAACGCCTGAAGTCGTTCCCCTGCCTGTTCCTGTACGAAGGGGACCTCGATTCGGCTCGGCTCGGCTGGATTACACGCATTGTCGCCGAGAAAAGCTTTGTCAAAATTGAATTCGAGGTCAATACCCGCCTTAGAAAGCTAAATCGCCGCACACTAGCCCCCCTGACGCAGCAGCTGGACATCCGCCATTGGGAAATGACCAGAACTCACTGGGCCATTAAAAGTGTTGACCTTTTAAGGGTCCTGCGCCGGGGCGGGGCCATTAGCTCTGGGACCCGCTCTTTGAAGCAACCCAGCCAAAGCCTTCCACCTTCTCAGTCCTCCACAGATGAGGTCACGATAGAGGAGGCAGATTCACTACAGCGATTCGTCGAGCTAGTTCTACAGAGCCCCGAGGCTGGGCGTGAAGTGTTCTACCGGGGACATACTGATCAGGTTTACCGGTTGGTTCCTTCGGTTCTACGGACTGACAGTAAGGGAAACTATCTCTATTTGAAGGAGGAGCATCGGATATACCGGGAATTGCTCATCTCCAACCCAGCAGACTTTCAGACTGATGCCCACACGCTCGATAAACTTGTCCGCATGCAGCATTTTGGGTTGCCCACCCGCTTGCTAGATATCACTTCGAATCCATTGATCGCCCTCTATTTCGCCTGCGAGTCGTCTGAAGACAAAACGGGTGAAGTTATTGTGTTCAGCATCAAATCTGACCAGATCAAATACTTCGATTCAGATCGCGCTAGCTGTCTTGCCAACCTGGCTCGCCTCCCCGCTGACGACAAGACTTGGTTGCAAAACAAGCTTGCCACACTGAAGGGCGCAGAGAAATTGAACTTCCGGGAGATTACGCTCAAGCGATATCTGCATCTCATCAAGGAAGAAAAACCCTACTTCGAACCACGCATAAATCCAGCAGACCTGCGGTCCATTATCTGTGTGAAAGGCAAACGGGCCAACGACAGAATTGCCTCACAGATCGGGGCCTTCCTACTCTTTGGTCTGGATGCAGTCCTCGTGGAAACAGGTGACGAGAACATCCGGATACGTCGAATCAAGATCAACTACAAGGCCGCTCTACTGCAAGAACTGGATCAGATGAATATCAACGAGCGAACCGTCTATCCGTACATCGAACGTTCTGCACGTTATATTGCCAAGAAATTTAAGCACCCCGGCTGA
- a CDS encoding nucleoside 2-deoxyribosyltransferase: MVADISVYLAGPGVFRQDAAVWGSRLKTACDIHGLVGLFPLDNALPALPDERSKREWIFQQNCTMISRSDLVFADMRAFRSASEPDSGTAFEVGFAFALGKPVWLWLSDVTADTPMYKRIPSAFKQQNSWMDNDNNAIEDFGVPLNLMLWQAATGVIVANSPELAIAELVKRARLPVLRHR, from the coding sequence ATGGTTGCTGATATTTCCGTTTATCTCGCCGGGCCAGGCGTCTTCCGGCAGGATGCCGCGGTCTGGGGCTCCCGCCTGAAAACCGCTTGCGATATCCACGGACTGGTCGGGCTATTTCCGCTGGATAACGCCCTGCCAGCGTTGCCGGACGAGCGCAGCAAGCGCGAATGGATATTCCAGCAAAACTGTACAATGATCAGCCGCAGCGACTTGGTGTTCGCCGACATGCGCGCTTTTCGCAGTGCCAGCGAACCCGATTCCGGCACTGCGTTTGAAGTCGGTTTCGCCTTCGCCTTGGGCAAACCGGTGTGGCTATGGCTATCCGATGTCACCGCCGACACACCCATGTACAAGCGCATTCCCAGCGCGTTTAAACAACAAAATAGCTGGATGGATAACGACAACAACGCCATCGAAGACTTTGGCGTGCCGTTGAATCTGATGCTGTGGCAAGCGGCCACCGGCGTGATCGTCGCCAACAGCCCCGAACTGGCCATCGCTGAGCTGGTCAAGCGCGCCCGCCTGCCTGTGCTGCGCCATCGTTAG
- a CDS encoding capsule assembly Wzi family protein, which yields MPSKIRLSQTLLMTFALLAGTTVQAAYPGSSPVLLQAGDAAVRADLEWLANRGVLDISTSTWPLPASIVVEAVARRNIRLASPQDYATLERVVRAVEAAMQNSWGAELDVNTSKLRATGFENTPLAREAASVYGQGSNDVAAAHLEVRGLNSPLTDRQSRTDLQGSYAALNVAGQILYVGQLDHWWGPGWSDSLIWSNHATAIAGFGLRNGSDAPFQTRWLSWIGPWGYELFLGQIQHDEVIAHPQITGMRVYARPLRGLELGASRMIMWGGAGRANDAHGFWKAVSGNSNTATAQDDPSDELAGFDLRYTLPFIGGNPVTLYGQAIGEDEAGHLPSKYMVLAGIGMAQSLGSHRLQWHLEATDSETDRFFGRKAGQSGLAYNHWTYRDGYYQDQLPIGSWMGGDGKSVSANLTWTPTEWRYQQQYTFRYLHAQVNPGDQAINQAFPRADTLNGLIGGVNWMVPRTHIQANVGASVIRKQSNGATQFGGLLQLRIPLDKY from the coding sequence ATGCCCTCCAAAATACGTTTGTCTCAAACCCTGTTAATGACGTTTGCTCTGCTGGCCGGAACCACCGTTCAGGCCGCATACCCGGGAAGTTCACCTGTCTTGTTGCAAGCCGGTGACGCCGCGGTAAGAGCAGATCTGGAGTGGCTGGCCAATCGGGGCGTACTGGACATATCAACTTCAACCTGGCCGCTACCAGCAAGCATCGTGGTCGAGGCCGTCGCTCGCCGAAACATCCGCCTGGCCAGCCCACAAGATTATGCAACGCTTGAGCGCGTCGTTCGGGCGGTGGAAGCGGCTATGCAAAACTCGTGGGGTGCGGAGCTAGACGTCAACACCAGCAAACTACGCGCTACCGGTTTTGAAAATACACCGCTGGCGCGAGAGGCGGCATCGGTCTATGGGCAAGGCAGTAACGATGTGGCTGCGGCTCATCTGGAAGTGCGGGGACTCAATTCTCCGCTCACAGACCGGCAGAGCCGTACCGATTTGCAAGGTAGCTACGCGGCGCTCAATGTGGCTGGCCAGATTTTGTATGTGGGGCAACTGGATCATTGGTGGGGGCCGGGCTGGTCCGATAGTCTGATCTGGTCCAATCACGCCACAGCTATCGCTGGCTTCGGTTTGCGCAACGGCAGCGATGCACCGTTCCAGACGCGGTGGTTATCGTGGATCGGGCCGTGGGGCTACGAGTTATTCTTGGGGCAGATTCAGCATGACGAGGTGATTGCCCATCCCCAAATAACGGGGATGCGGGTTTATGCGCGACCATTGCGTGGATTGGAGTTGGGCGCCTCGCGCATGATCATGTGGGGCGGCGCCGGGCGGGCCAACGACGCGCACGGCTTCTGGAAGGCGGTGAGCGGCAACTCCAATACCGCGACAGCACAGGACGACCCCAGCGATGAGCTAGCGGGCTTTGATCTGCGCTATACCTTGCCATTTATCGGCGGTAATCCAGTGACCTTGTATGGGCAAGCCATTGGCGAAGATGAAGCCGGCCATTTGCCATCGAAATATATGGTGTTGGCGGGCATCGGCATGGCGCAATCACTGGGCAGCCACCGCCTGCAATGGCACCTTGAAGCCACAGACAGTGAGACCGACCGTTTCTTTGGTCGCAAAGCAGGGCAATCCGGCCTGGCATATAACCATTGGACTTACCGCGATGGCTATTACCAGGACCAGTTGCCGATTGGGAGCTGGATGGGGGGCGATGGCAAATCGGTTTCGGCCAATCTGACCTGGACACCAACAGAATGGCGCTACCAGCAGCAATACACCTTCCGCTACCTGCACGCTCAAGTGAATCCCGGTGATCAGGCGATCAATCAGGCTTTCCCGCGTGCTGACACTTTGAACGGGTTGATTGGCGGCGTGAACTGGATGGTGCCGCGCACCCACATTCAGGCCAATGTCGGGGCGAGTGTGATCCGCAAACAAAGTAACGGTGCAACCCAGTTTGGCGGGCTGCTGCAATTACGTATTCCGCTGGATAAATACTAA